The following coding sequences lie in one Rutidosis leptorrhynchoides isolate AG116_Rl617_1_P2 chromosome 4, CSIRO_AGI_Rlap_v1, whole genome shotgun sequence genomic window:
- the LOC139844404 gene encoding H/ACA ribonucleoprotein complex subunit 3-like protein, whose amino-acid sequence MYLQFYINENGDKVYTTKKESPLGLATQSAHPARFSPDDKFSRQRVLLKKRFGLLPTQKPARKY is encoded by the exons ATGTATCTCCAGTTTTACATTAATGAAAACGGTGACAAAGTTTACACCACCAAG AAAGAGTCACCACTTGGACTAGCCACACAGTCGGCTCATCCTG CTCGTTTTTCACCTGATGACAAGTTCTCAAGGCAAAGAGTTCTGTTGAAGAAGCGTTTTGGATTGTTGCCTACCCAAAAACCAGCAAGGAAGTATTGA